In one window of Cellulophaga sp. HaHa_2_95 DNA:
- a CDS encoding thiamine pyrophosphate-dependent enzyme, with product MSKNVSEQLLDILESVGVDHVYGVTGDALNFFVKAIEERDSVDWIGMKHEGNASFAAFGQSQTTGRLGVCAGTVGPGALHLINGLYNAKKERTPLIAITGQIDQRQQGTSFFQEVDLKKVFDDVCEYQAIIKTPEQAPMIIQRAIKTALANNTVCRIELPANVAEMKAENQQFIHPIQTYASRLVPDEETVSEAAALLNTAKTIGILAGDGCRESREAVLTLSKKLNAPITHSLRASDIFDHDTENVVGLTGLIGNPSGYNAVMKCDLLLMLGTDFPYIDFLPHDTKTIQVDIRQENIGNRTAVSLGVWSDISSFLTLLNPKIHQKDDASFLDKLRKSFLNWKENMKEQASPTRENEPLHPQIFAGFVNEYAADDAIFTVETGTSAIWAAHHISFNKQRRLIGSFNHGSMAVGLPSAIGAQLAHPEKEIWCLSGDGAFNMAMQDFITAVRYKLPVKILVFNNSELSFVKLEMEEVGLAASLDALHETNVNFADYAKLCGGDGVRVEHAKDIGAAIQQAKNSTKPFIIDAVVSSGELSLPPHIGLKEAIGFGTAKVKEVAQVITGDKSQWENIKKELQSYFD from the coding sequence ATGTCTAAAAATGTATCAGAACAATTATTAGATATCCTAGAAAGCGTCGGCGTAGATCATGTATATGGCGTGACTGGTGATGCCTTGAACTTTTTTGTAAAAGCAATAGAAGAGCGCGATAGCGTAGATTGGATAGGAATGAAACACGAAGGTAATGCCTCTTTTGCTGCCTTTGGCCAAAGCCAGACCACCGGAAGATTAGGAGTCTGTGCAGGAACAGTAGGTCCTGGAGCATTACACTTAATTAATGGCTTATACAACGCTAAGAAGGAACGCACCCCACTAATTGCCATCACAGGACAAATAGATCAACGACAACAAGGAACTAGCTTTTTTCAGGAGGTAGATTTGAAAAAGGTATTTGATGATGTTTGTGAATATCAGGCGATTATTAAAACACCAGAGCAAGCACCTATGATTATTCAACGCGCTATTAAAACAGCCTTAGCTAATAATACGGTATGCAGAATAGAATTGCCAGCGAATGTGGCAGAAATGAAAGCCGAAAATCAGCAATTTATTCACCCTATACAAACATACGCTTCTCGTTTGGTACCCGATGAGGAAACCGTTTCTGAAGCTGCTGCACTTTTAAATACTGCTAAAACTATCGGTATTTTAGCTGGTGACGGATGTAGAGAGAGTAGAGAAGCAGTACTAACCCTTTCAAAAAAATTGAACGCCCCCATCACACACAGTTTACGTGCTAGTGACATTTTTGATCACGACACAGAAAATGTAGTGGGACTTACGGGTTTAATCGGGAATCCTTCTGGTTACAATGCCGTAATGAAATGCGATTTGTTATTGATGCTAGGAACCGATTTTCCGTATATTGATTTTTTACCTCATGATACAAAAACCATTCAGGTAGACATTAGACAGGAAAATATAGGAAATAGAACCGCTGTTTCTTTAGGGGTTTGGAGTGATATCTCTTCATTTTTAACCTTACTAAATCCTAAGATACATCAGAAAGACGATGCCTCATTTCTTGATAAACTAAGAAAAAGCTTTCTTAATTGGAAAGAAAACATGAAAGAACAAGCTTCTCCAACACGTGAGAACGAACCTTTACATCCACAGATATTTGCGGGCTTTGTAAATGAATATGCTGCGGATGACGCCATTTTTACCGTAGAAACGGGAACCTCTGCCATATGGGCTGCACATCATATTTCGTTTAACAAACAGAGACGCCTCATTGGCTCTTTTAATCATGGTTCTATGGCAGTAGGCCTGCCATCTGCTATAGGAGCGCAATTAGCGCATCCTGAGAAAGAAATTTGGTGCCTTAGTGGTGACGGTGCTTTTAATATGGCGATGCAAGATTTTATTACAGCGGTACGATATAAGCTACCCGTTAAAATCCTAGTCTTTAATAATTCTGAACTGAGTTTCGTAAAGTTAGAAATGGAAGAAGTAGGTTTAGCGGCAAGCTTAGATGCCTTGCATGAAACCAATGTTAACTTTGCAGACTATGCTAAGCTGTGCGGCGGTGACGGGGTACGCGTAGAACATGCAAAAGATATAGGCGCTGCCATACAGCAAGCAAAAAATAGTACAAAACCTTTTATTATTGATGCTGTAGTGAGTAGTGGCGAGTTATCATTACCACCACATATTGGACTTAAAGAAGCCATAGGATTTGGTACAGCAAAAGTAAAAGAAGTAGCACAAGTTATCACTGGAGATAAATCGCAATGGGAGAACATAAAAAAGGAACTACAGTCTTATTTTGACTAG
- a CDS encoding DUF1440 domain-containing protein has protein sequence MNHQFTKYVAAGILGTVIMTLIMIMAPNIGMPEMAPWKLLGGAMGVSITIGWILHFIMGITFALLYGYIFAPNVSITNIWLKGIAFGIVALVLAQIGMKGMGMLLEMPPMDGSMPMRLVAMTIGHIVFGMVTARVIGK, from the coding sequence ATGAACCATCAATTTACAAAATATGTAGCAGCAGGAATTTTAGGAACCGTAATTATGACTCTTATTATGATTATGGCTCCAAATATTGGAATGCCAGAAATGGCACCTTGGAAACTTTTAGGGGGCGCCATGGGAGTTTCTATCACTATAGGGTGGATATTACACTTTATAATGGGAATTACTTTCGCCCTATTGTACGGGTATATTTTTGCACCCAACGTGTCTATAACAAATATCTGGCTAAAAGGAATTGCCTTTGGTATTGTAGCCCTAGTGCTAGCCCAAATAGGGATGAAGGGGATGGGGATGTTATTGGAAATGCCTCCGATGGATGGCTCAATGCCTATGCGATTGGTTGCTATGACTATTGGTCACATTGTATTTGGTATGGTTACGGCAAGAGTCATTGGAAAATAG
- a CDS encoding outer membrane beta-barrel protein: protein MKHIFIALTALIMTSSAYSQFQVSASTGYAVGSAGMKLGEITTVSETGANVENSYGSYGEGVNFQIRGTYFFNDTFGADVSLGYLHGSDQDVTVVNSTSQQVNAIARARAFGGSASLVYKFNNNVFGRIGGLFKVAGKTEAVVYNKAVFTDQEAEAQNLPSGSYSETNYKEDFHGHFPIGFVAALGYNYELSPNLSLFAEAEYYGISLKRKDSEISEFNTDIVLPDGTVAAAGVFSIDNLPDGTNKKTTYVDNLSSSDTDTTKRLSQKVPYSSFGINFGITYKFKPSASKE from the coding sequence ATGAAACATATTTTTATAGCGCTTACTGCGCTTATAATGACAAGTTCAGCATACAGTCAATTTCAAGTTTCTGCCAGTACTGGATATGCAGTAGGTAGTGCCGGAATGAAATTAGGAGAAATAACTACTGTTTCTGAAACAGGAGCAAATGTTGAGAACTCCTACGGAAGTTACGGTGAAGGAGTCAATTTTCAAATAAGAGGTACGTATTTTTTTAATGATACTTTCGGAGCAGACGTAAGTTTAGGATACTTACATGGATCTGACCAAGATGTTACGGTTGTAAATTCCACAAGTCAACAAGTAAACGCCATTGCTAGAGCACGTGCTTTTGGAGGATCTGCTTCATTGGTTTACAAATTTAATAATAATGTTTTTGGACGTATAGGTGGTTTGTTCAAGGTTGCTGGTAAAACAGAAGCTGTAGTATATAACAAAGCAGTATTTACGGATCAAGAGGCTGAAGCTCAAAATTTACCTTCTGGATCCTACTCCGAAACGAATTATAAAGAAGATTTTCACGGACATTTTCCAATCGGTTTCGTAGCTGCTCTTGGATATAACTATGAATTAAGTCCTAACCTTAGCCTTTTCGCTGAAGCAGAATATTATGGGATTAGCTTAAAGCGTAAAGATTCTGAGATTTCAGAATTTAATACGGATATCGTTTTACCTGATGGAACTGTTGCTGCTGCTGGTGTATTTTCTATAGACAACCTACCTGATGGCACCAACAAGAAAACAACTTACGTAGACAACTTATCAAGTAGTGATACAGATACTACCAAAAGATTGTCGCAAAAAGTGCCTTATTCTTCTTTTGGAATTAATTTTGGTATTACCTACAAATTTAAGCCTTCGGCTTCTAAAGAATAA